One window of Microbacterium sp. 1S1 genomic DNA carries:
- a CDS encoding PucR family transcriptional regulator: MDVLALPVVQRGAPAVLVGGAALDAGVRWVHASDSADVARLLDGGELLLTTGAAWPTEAGALRRLVTELTRAGVSGVVIELGARMSRVPDAVVEACAGSGLALVALAVEVKFVAVTEAVHRALIDAQTAALRERQRLHDLFTELSLRGAPADVIVSEVARALDAPVVLENPSGEVIAAEALGLPLATVLRPGAPEGGDRVPVQARGVRWGWLRADDGPPHPAGRATVLELGATALAFGCLADGDDAWSLLAHRGLIDDLLGARFAREEDIASRLRRLGLDPAPTGSRGLVIRTDEPAGPLVDRARAAGFAAVGARRGADVVLLVGPGSLSDAAVQRVAGGAPAVVGPESSGVLGLLGSTRAALALAARAARGEAPAVRRVDDRPLERFVSALHDDRRLQAHSEQMLAPLLRHDRDRRGDLLDVLTALVAHPGNRSAAAAASHLSRSVFYQRLALIGELLGADLDDGETLAALHLALLARRHDAPRTS, translated from the coding sequence GTGGACGTCCTTGCGCTCCCCGTCGTTCAGCGGGGAGCGCCGGCCGTGCTCGTCGGCGGCGCAGCCCTCGACGCGGGCGTCCGGTGGGTCCACGCCTCGGACAGCGCGGACGTCGCCCGTCTGCTCGACGGCGGGGAGCTGCTGCTCACGACGGGTGCGGCGTGGCCGACGGAAGCCGGGGCGCTGCGCCGTCTCGTCACGGAACTGACGCGAGCCGGGGTGTCCGGGGTCGTGATCGAGCTCGGCGCACGGATGTCGCGGGTCCCCGACGCGGTGGTCGAGGCGTGCGCGGGTTCGGGGCTCGCCCTCGTCGCCCTCGCCGTCGAGGTGAAGTTCGTCGCCGTCACGGAGGCCGTGCACCGCGCGCTGATCGACGCGCAGACCGCCGCGCTCCGGGAGCGACAGCGGCTGCATGACCTGTTCACCGAGCTCAGCCTCCGGGGCGCTCCCGCCGACGTGATCGTGTCGGAGGTCGCCCGCGCCCTGGACGCCCCGGTGGTCCTGGAGAATCCGTCCGGGGAGGTGATCGCCGCTGAGGCGCTCGGTCTGCCCCTCGCCACGGTCCTGCGACCGGGCGCTCCGGAGGGAGGCGACCGCGTCCCCGTCCAGGCGCGCGGTGTGCGCTGGGGCTGGCTCAGGGCGGACGACGGGCCCCCGCACCCCGCGGGACGCGCCACGGTGCTCGAGCTCGGGGCGACCGCCCTGGCGTTCGGTTGTCTCGCCGACGGCGACGATGCGTGGTCCCTGCTCGCCCATCGCGGGCTCATCGACGACCTCCTCGGCGCCCGCTTCGCGCGCGAGGAGGACATCGCGTCCCGCCTCCGCCGGCTCGGCCTCGATCCGGCGCCGACCGGGAGCCGAGGTCTGGTGATCCGGACAGACGAGCCCGCGGGGCCGCTCGTGGATCGTGCCCGCGCGGCCGGGTTCGCTGCGGTCGGAGCCCGGCGCGGTGCCGACGTCGTCCTGCTCGTCGGCCCCGGCTCCCTGTCGGACGCCGCAGTGCAGCGGGTGGCCGGCGGCGCCCCCGCGGTGGTCGGCCCCGAGAGCTCCGGGGTCCTCGGGCTCCTCGGTTCGACTCGTGCGGCCCTCGCGCTCGCCGCGCGAGCGGCCCGCGGCGAGGCGCCGGCCGTGCGCCGCGTCGACGACCGGCCCCTGGAGCGTTTCGTCTCAGCCCTGCACGATGATCGCCGCCTGCAGGCGCACAGCGAACAGATGCTGGCGCCGCTGCTCCGCCACGACCGTGATCGCCGGGGCGATCTGCTGGACGTCCTCACCGCGCTCGTCGCGCACCCGGGCAACCGTTCCGCCGCGGCGGCGGCGAGCCATCTCTCCCGCTCGGTGTTCTACCAGCGTCTCGCGCTCATCGGAGAGCTGCTCGGTGCAGATCTGGACGACGGCGAGACGCTCGCGGCGCTGCACCTCGCGCTCCTCGCGCGTCGCCACGACGCGCCGCGCACGAGCTGA